A single window of Granulicella mallensis MP5ACTX8 DNA harbors:
- the hpt gene encoding hypoxanthine phosphoribosyltransferase: MSTNLPEFVPPGTMEVLFSKEQIAERVRALGKEISEEYAGQAIVLIGVLKGAAIFLADLARSIEVDNTFDFVAVSSYGRARVSSGAVKLIKDIDNPIEGKHVILVEDILDTGLTLSYLRGLMLQHKPASLKIATCLDKPERRLVPIEADYVCFKIPNSFVIGYGMDYAERYRGVEDIRIMPENPPGH, from the coding sequence ATGTCTACGAATCTGCCCGAGTTTGTGCCGCCTGGAACAATGGAAGTCCTCTTTTCAAAAGAACAGATCGCTGAGCGTGTTCGCGCGCTGGGCAAAGAAATCTCCGAGGAGTATGCCGGACAAGCCATTGTGCTGATCGGCGTGCTCAAGGGCGCGGCCATCTTTCTCGCCGATCTCGCCCGTTCGATCGAGGTGGACAACACCTTCGATTTCGTCGCCGTCTCGAGCTATGGCCGCGCCCGTGTCTCCTCCGGCGCCGTCAAGCTCATCAAGGACATTGACAACCCCATTGAAGGCAAGCACGTCATCCTGGTCGAGGACATTCTCGACACCGGCCTGACCCTGAGCTACCTGCGCGGCCTCATGCTGCAGCACAAGCCCGCCTCGCTGAAGATTGCGACCTGCCTGGACAAGCCTGAGCGCCGTCTCGTGCCGATCGAAGCCGACTACGTCTGCTTCAAGATTCCCAACAGCTTTGTGATCGGCTACGGCATGGACTACGCCGAGCGCTATCGCGGCGTAGAAGACATTCGCATCATGCCGGAGAATCCTCCGGGACACTAA